ATAAGTCCATATGTCTTTTCTTTTGTGTTAATGATGAATTTGATTTTTTGCATCTGACATATTTCCTCATCTTTCTTCTATGCTAATGCAGCGCATACtggaaatctgaagatgaagttGGGGGAGGGATGGCAGCTTTGGGAGGCGATGCCGATGGTCATCCTTATGTGTCGTTCACAATTAACCTTGCTTGAACAATCAACAGTCCTACTCCCATATATGTGCCAAATTCTAAGTCCAAGGAGTCCTTTAGAGATCAATAAATGGACAGGAATGATGATACTGTATATTAGCATTTGATAGATTAATTCTTTGGTTTATTTACAATTGGAGCATGTGAATTTAAGTGCTTGGTTTATGAGCAATGGAAATATTTTGCGGGGAAGATCTAGTTATTATCAATATGTATTATGTATTCTAACACTTAATTTTGAGGTTCCATCTCTGGCAAAACAAGTTTGTGGTACTTTGATTGATGTACTTAATTTATTGTATTTTGATGATTTGCAGGATTTGTTGCATTCTCTTTGCCATTTCCCCTTCGTTTATGAAATATTTAATGTGGATTGCCACGAATCCAAGGCTTGGTTGTTGGCTCACACTAATTTTACTTTGTGAATCTTTTGAATCATTAATCATTCACCATGGACAGCAATTATCATACAATCAATCTACCTAGTCTCAGTTGATTACtactattttttttaatgattttattCTTTTAGGGAAAAATACATTTTAATATCCTCTGATTTGCACATTTTATTAATAAGAATATGAGATTTATTTTTTGGCACTTTTAAGTACTTGTGTTATTACACTGATAGCACTTAAGGATAAAATTGCTAAATGTGTCAACATATGTTGAAATGACAAGTCTTTTTGTGCTTTTAAGCTAGTATGACAAGTAGGTCTTACATATTTAGCTATATATACCAGCCTGTCTGTTTCCACAATAAGGGATTAATGTTAGCCTATTTTGTTTTCTCTCATTCTTCCTGTCTATTGATTTTTACAATAAGAGGTAAATGTCagcttattttgatatatgtgagACATACTTGCTATACTAGTTTAAAAGTACAAGGAGAATGTCAATATATATTGATATCGTTTAGCAATTTTATCCGTAAAtactaataatataataatacagACATTTAAAGTGCGtcaaaaaaaatctcaaattccTATTAATAAAGCGCATAAAACCCATGATACTAAAATATACTTTTCCTTTTTATTAAAGTAAATTTCTAATGGATTTCTTCTGCTTGACGGGCCCCTAGGTTTTGTCATAGGTTCGATCTGGTCCGACCCAATTAACTGTTGAGAAGGTGTTAGGACCATTTATTAATAAACAACTTTTGCCGTTGCCAAGATCGCCACCGGATGGACTTTCAGATGGACTTTCAGAGGCAGGGGAGGCCGACTCATGAAGGATGGCCAAGGGGAAGCATGGGCCTTGGAAGTCTCTTCCACTAGCTTGGGTTGGGAGATACATTTTAACATAAGTAGGATTCCAATTTCAAGTCTACTTTAAAactaaaatcaaactaaatttataattttgatttgatttgattccttgatattttaattttgattcaatttaattttttaataatttaattttattttttaaaacaattttatataCAAGTTATCATGGAGAGTCGTACTTAGATTACCATtagaactttaaaattaattaataatatataatatattatataatatacattttagttatattttaatattatataatatacattttagttgtattttaattatatgatttttaactaatacataaataattaattgttaGAAAGTACATTATATAATATAGGGTCTGTTTAGCATTGCTGTTGAAACTGTTGctgagaaaatcacttttttaaatatactagttagatagtgttaaaaaataattaaaaattaaatttgatccgttttagtcataagaacactaaaataacaaaatagattttttcaaactgtttttctcaatagcatctaaaatgatacttttattcagaaaagcagTTTTAAGCTCTGAAACTCAATGCCAAATAAAGCTATAGTAAATACACTTATAATTAAAGACTATAAGGTGATTTAAtgcatttataattaaaattgttAACAAAATATAGTGGAATAAGAGATATTATTTGAAATGTATAAGTATATATAATACAAACTTTCCCTGTACCTATCCCACCCACTCTCATCCCTACTACTTGTCAAGGGCTGCTGTTGGCCTTTCTGCAGTGGCCCTTTGTCCTTCTTTCTCTCAGTTTTTCAGTTATTTTCTTAGTTAATAAAGATGATTCTTTCATATCAATAGATTTTTCATGAATTAGATTATTTCTCTCCTCCTTTGGTTAAGATTAAGGCTTTATGCGGCTTTTGTTTCTGTCTCTTGGTGGAATTTCTCACTTGAAAGAAGATTTATCTCTACAATTTCTTAAAGATCATTGTCTTAGCTTACCAGATGAATAATAAGATTTTCAAGTAATTGCATCAATTAAGGTTCTTGAAGATCTTTGCCTCTACCTAGCTAATGGACGAGCTGATTTTCAAACAATCATGAATTATCAAGATTAGCTTGCATGATGCCACAGTTTACAGATGGCAGAAAACCTTTGGTCTGATCTATTTGGAAATCAATGCAATTTCACTTGTCTATAACATCATCTCTCTATGGAAAAGATAGatgaaaaaaaattgtatttCTACTCCTCAAATCTTTGTAAGGGGACGTGCCAAAAGGAACATAAAAGATGAAAGACCATTATGGTAGCAAAAATACAATGAAAAAATGGGTCAAGACAAAAAGAAAACTAAACGAGCCATTCTTTTTAGATTTTAATGATaatgaaataaaaaggaaaacaaagaacaaTGAAATAAACACGAACAGAGCTAGAACACAACTTGGCTAAGCGAGAACAAACTAAACTAGAATGAAACAATTGAACATAAAAAAGAAACGAACTAGTACACGCAAAAAAAGATGAAATAGTGTGACCTTTTTATGGTTTTTATGTGTTAAATAATGCAATCAAGACAATAGAGAAAGGTAGAAACAAGAATGATAAACTTGCAAATCCCTTTGATGAGTGTTGCCATGCAacaaaaaaaaccaaaaaattgGTTTATCTTGATAAGTCCTAGACTTCACAAGAATGCTCCAAAGTCCAAGATAGACACTACACCCAAAGAAGATAAGTTAAGATATTTCGCTACAGAATGATAATCAATAATTTTGATAATAATTCTAAAACTCTCAATAAGTTGTTAAGAAACAAATTACATGTAGTGGTGGCCTATTTATAGGCCTAAAGTCTTACAAAATAGGAAGAAATAAACCTTAACCAAGTAGGAAAACagctaaaattaaataagaaattaagcTATTACAAATCtagaatttaattaatcaaaatatAAGGAAAAATCTTTGGAAAGTTAAGCTTCTTAATTACAATAGCCTTCCAAATTCTTTCCACTTTAGGATTACTTTTAAGATATTCTCCTTGACTTTTCAAACTCCATGCAACTTAAGGATCCTCTTTTGTATGTCACTTTTGTTCCTTATCTAATTGGAGTTGACTTTTCAACTCCTTGCGAGTTTTAACAACTTTAAACACTTTAGTTAAACACTCATTTCTCACTTGAGTTTGACCTTCTTCACTCTAATTAGGCCCAATTTTGCTACTTTAATCAGCTCATACATTTTTACCTGATATGTTGACCCATTTAAGCTAGTCTTCTTAGCTCCAAAACTTAATTATTTTGCTCTAATTAAACTCATACAATCATAATTCAGGAGTTTCTTATGTTTCTTCTACTTCCTAAACTTGATGAAAATTTTTGCCCTCCTCCAGGACTGAACAGAGAATGGTTGTCTCCGTCCATAAGGAAATGTTTGGATTTCTAAAGTTTGGTTAATTTTAGGGttgaggtttttgtttggatATGACGGACTGACCCTTCGGCGGAGTTGAGCAGAAGGCAACACCTTAAGGCATGGTGTATAACTGCACATGTGTTtggtctttcttttttttttttttttttaattcaagtgaACTAAaaacttattttctttaatattaaTAACAGAACCGATAGAATCAAAAAaacaaattgaaaaattgaattgaCTCAGTTGGATTTGAGTTTTCAGTTGTAACTAAAACTACACAGCCTTAGATGTCAATGCCAGAGCTGATTTTCAAGACATGGTTGCGAACAGAATTTAGGCTTTCTTGGTGATCACTATGGTAAGTTTTGGTTTGTTTTTGAACTCGGAGGGTAGCCTTTAGGACGAGCTTTCGCCATTTGGTTTGATTGTTTCAAGAGTTGTATTTGGAGTTTGTAGAGATCCAATTTAATTTTAGGTGATGAATGATGCAGAAATTGTCGGGCTGTGTTTTGAGTTGGTGTGTTTTGAATTTGAATGGTTGCGTCGTTTCTTGGTTGATATACTTgatcttttgatttttttttttcaatttttaataattaatacgtataaaaaataatattttatttggcCATAAATGAAAGGATTACTATTAGTTTGggccaaaaaatttaaaataaacttaTTTGGACATCATGAAAAAATTCAAGTATACTCATCCATAACTAGAAAGTTTCTTCAACATTATGCTCATGGgagataaaaattttaaaaattaaaaatgttaaaataaaaataatacttaatattattagaaatactcagaatatattatattcataaattAGGAACTAGAAACGTACTCATGTAAATGTAAAAACTACACTGATTATTAACCAAGTCGAATTGAAATTAATTCTTGAACTCATCTACGACCGACGAGTATGAAGTTATAAGCCTAATCCCCACACACTTGTACCCACAATCCCTGCTTGAACAAATTGGCAAGCGTTGGAAGAGCTTGCAGAAGCAAAACTTGGATCTCGACCATATGGCATCCAAAAGCTTGGACATGAGAAAGAGATGATGAAGCCTGCATCTCCAACCTAACTAGTAGACATTTAGCGTCACTGGAATGGAGGATGCATTCCTTACTTATTGAGGAGAACAGATTCTGATGCTATGAAAGAAATCACATTAACGAGCTTTACCATTCTTAGTCAATAGAATACCAATGGTTAAAATGACCAGTATTTTGTTTCAGACCGAATGAAGGCAATGATTCAATCAAAAGAACTATTGCACTTGAAATAATCAAAACACCATTCCTGATTCCTCCATGCTGACACAGCTGGAATCGCGATTGTTGTTACCATAAGAGCTACCAATGGGACTCCATAAATATTTCAAACTTTCCATTTCCATAGGGCAGTAAAAACGAAGTTCAGTATATAATAtgtgctaaaaatgaagaaataaaACCCTCTACAAAGGCTGAAGATTAATGAATTCACATAGAAAACAAATATATTCTCATATACCAAAATCATCCCAAGGGAAATGGACAGGATAAATTAAATCCCCCCATCTGCCCATTATTTTTGGTTGTCTTGACAGGGGATATTGTGATCCtaacatcaaaaagaaatttcataTATGATCTAATTAGTGAACGTATTCATTATAGAAGGATGAAGCCAAAACCATCCCTCCAGAGAGAAAAATTAGTGAAAATAACTTCTGAATGTAAAAGAATAATCTCCACTGGCTTAAGAGTCATCAATCCTGCGTTTATTATCCCTATTGTTTTCTCAGCTTCCACAACACAACACGATAAATCTGCTGATTTCCAAAATTACACCTTTGCAAGCTCAGTTGCAGCAGCAGCGGGGACAGCAGCAGGAGCAGCACCACCAGTGGTTGGCCTGCAAATAACATCAAAGCCCCATAAACATGAAATACAAAATCAAGTATTTGAAAAAGGGCACAACAATCATCAATAGTACTTACAGTCCCACAAAAACTTTGAATGCATCATAGATGCCCCACTGGGCTCCAGTAAGAGTCCCAATCATGACAATACGGAGAGGCAGCCCTCGGGTAAACAGACCCCATAAACCTAGCTTCTTTACAGCCTGTAAAAGAACAAAGAAAGAAAAACACAATAGTAAAGTAAGCAAGGGGACAAACTAGTAAGTTTCCACAGAATcacaattgaagaaatgaaaaaaaaggaTACTCACATCACCAACAGTTGCACCTTTGGCGTTGTTAAGGAAAGAGACAAGATTATCAGCAGGATGAGATACAATGGCACAGAAAACACCAGCGATATATCCACCAGCAAAACTAATGCCAAGCTGTAGGGATTTGCTACACTGGTCCTTCGGTGTGGGGATGGCATGCTTGTAGATCAGCTCAACAATGGTCTCAAAAGATGCAAACTTCATCATTGTATCTGCAACAAAGTGTTTGACCTCATAATTACCAGCAACCACTAGTGGTACCGCTGACTtgcaaagaaaaacaaaacacagTACAAACAGCAACTTGTAGTTGCAGGCTCACacagggggagagagagagagagagagagagagagagaagaaaaaaaactcATCTTATTCCAGCACATCAACACCATACCCAACCATCACTTGCACCAAAGTGAGAGTTGAGGCAGCACAAACTGCCACTGGTGTTGAATTGTTCAACATGACTCTTTCCAAACAACCCAACCCACCCACCCCCTCCCCCAAAaccgaaaaaagaaaaagaaaaagaaaacacacacacacagggTTCAAAAAGATGAATATCAAACTAGCATATATTTTCCCAGCATAGTTAGCCAGAAAGTGATTCCTGAAGCATGCAACAAAAAAATGACTTGAGTGGATATTTAAGGGAACCAGAAACAGGAAGAAATGGTAAGATCTTTTGAGAATGAAATGGTAATCATTAAACACAAATCTTATCTGTAAAAACCAACATTTCTGTAAGCTAACCTAAGGGTGTAAATGAGCTGAGCTTTGAAGAGCTCAAACTCGGCTCATTAAACTTTTACTGGGCTTGAGCTTGGTTAGAGTTCAGATTTGAGCCTTCAGCTTGGCACGTTCATACTTTCCTCAAGCTTGTGCTTGGCTCGCATTTAACCGGTTTATCGAGCTTATGAACTCAGCTTACAtttagctcatttctcaagcttgCGAGCTCAGCTTATATTTAGCTTGTAAGCTCAAGTTCCACTCATTAAGCTTAATTAgtcaaattactaaaaaaattataattttattaattattatctaaACATTGTTTAACGATGGATTCAATAAATCATAATAATGCCATAAAGAAAATTAgctctatttaattatattttcaattttataactatatttcaaataatttaagtatattataattttaaataataatcaataatatattatttcataGAATAgtcataaacaaaaataatttattaacattatgaaatacaataattaacataaatgatCCATATTTCAATATAACGTGCTAAGCTATAGAACTTGCAAACAGGCTAATAAACAAGTCAATTTAATGAACTAATTCATGAGCTTATTCAATAAGCCGACTCAAGACCCATTCAACAAGCCTACAAGTTAGCCGGCATGCAAGCCTTAACAAGCCAAGTAGTAACGAGATCGAACTTGGCTTGTTTATTAAACAAGTCTAAAAATTAGGCTTAAGCTTGACTCATTAAGAAAATGAATTAGATCGAACTTTTATCAACTGAAACTCGAGCATCATGCAAGCGTGTTCGGCTCATTTACACCCCTAGCCTAAGCTTATACATAAGATATTAATTAAATGCAGTCACACTGTAAcacaatcaaattattaaaaattccttgtttcaaaaataataataattcctCTTGATCAATACATGAGATCACACCATAATTATTGCAAAGTTTACTAAAAACCAAGTTCACATTGATAGGAAGCTCAAGTTTGGCTGCTCCAGTGTGAAAAGAACAGGACAATGACCTTGAGTACTTTTGCACAGGAGAAAAgcattaactttattttttatttttgaaaaaactGACAAGTTCCAAACTAATCACTGCCTACACATTGCCATCAAATCCAGTAAAGctatcaataattattaaaaatgaaatgctaaataataattaatacatCAACCACAGaacagaaaaaaaaatcaaatatactGAGGAGGAGAAATAGCAAGATGATGATCCTCAACTTCTttgaaataattatgcagaaagaaaagaaaaagtggcATAGATGATGACTTACATGGAATCTGACGACCCCAGAGAGGAACAAGACCTTTGTACAACCTGAAAAAATATGACAAGTTATTTACAGATACAAGTTTACAGactaaatgaaataaaatcaatGATGAATTTCATAATCATACCCAAGCGCGCCTTCAGATTTTACAAATTTGGGAAGTCCATCAGCCAGGCCTCTGGCAAAACCAGGCTGAGTTTGAACTCGTACCTTTACTGCCTCAAACGGGCAAAGAGCAACATCTGCAATCACCTCAGCAGATGCAGAACCAGCAAGGTAAATCAAGGTCTTGTACTTGGCTGCATACTCTGGCCCAGCAATGTCAGAGTAGTATTTCTTGAAAAACTCATAGAATCCAAATTTGCAGGCACCCTGAGCACTATAACCAAGGAGGGTTGGCACCCAACCCCTGAAGAACCCTCTCACTCCCTGCTCCTTGAGCAGAACTCCAAAACCAGATGAGATGCTTTTGTACTTTGCAGGATCAATCTGACAAGCCATACCATCTTTAATTTAGTTTATGGCCttcattatataattttatatcaaAATTCAAGTTTGATTGACTGctaaaaagaaaatgagattaaaataACATTTCAAGAAGCAAACATTCACTTTAATTGCAGCATATCCTGGCAGTTCTACCAAATATTTCTCAGAGTTACATAAGAAACCTGATCCAAAAGTCCAAATATTGAATATTCTAATATTCAAATTCTAAATGCATAAGATAATGAACCATAGATGACACAAAAAAGTACTATTGCCATCGATTCACTAACAACCAGTGCATGGATATAGAACATATTGGCCAGCCTGtaagataattaatatttttgagtTCTCACCCAGGTAATGTATGAGCAAATCAAGGTTAAACAATCCAGAATAAAGTAATTGCAACAAGTCATATTAACAAGGAATCTTGAACATAATTCATTCCTGCTACTGTactataaaatggcaacatgccTCCTATACAGTAACCGGTTTTGCCTCGTATAAAGTAAACGGTTTTTGCAACAAAGTATGATCCAAAGCAGAAAGTAAAACGTTCAACGACACCCAAATGAATAAAAATTCAGACCTCCTCATGTGCAATGATCAAAACAAATAAATAACTAAAGAAAAAAATGGTACAGAAGAATCTAAAAGTCCTCCTAAGATAATCCGAGTGATATAGTAGCCCACATAAGATTATGGATGTAATTTGGTGAGAGATTGAAAATTACACGGTAGAACCTAAAGGAACAATCTGCACAGACAAACTACTAGAGGAAAACAACTCCATAAAAAACTGTCAATAGCACAAGATAAGTAGAACactgaaagaaataaaaatcatttccaaagctttaaaaaaaaaaaaactactgaCAGATCTCTTGACAaatctataatatatattaaGAAAATAGAAGAGAGATCTAGTAATTCTCCGATTTCTAAACGTACAAAACCACAACaatgaaaataaaaggaaaactaCACCATGCAATTCAGGCACAGAAAGAAAGCAATAAAATACCGATCCAACAATAACGCGATCGAATCAAGCAAAAACGATATCTAAATCTCAACAAGGTTCACCAAACACTAAAAATAAACCAACATAGATCAAATGCTAAAACGATCAAAATCAAGCTGCATAGAGCATCAAACCCAAATATAGATCTAATCGACCATAAAAAAACACCAAAACAAAGCAAAAACGAGCACAGATCTAAGGAAATGATACCTGCATATTACATTTGACAAGGTCAAGGGGAGTGACGGCCGTGTGAGTAAGTCCACAGCTGAGAATACCTCCGGCAGTGCAAGCAGCGTAGAAAGCTGGAGAGTACATCGCGATCTTCCCAGGTTCGCTTGGAGCGGGGATCACGAAGCTGCCGGTCTTCCTCATGAGTGATGGCGACGGCGAAGGGGAAGGTTGGGTGGGATTAGAGTGGAGGAGTTTGGAAAGAGAAAGGGTTTTGGGAGAGGCAGAGGAGTAGATGAAGCTAGGGATAAGGGATTGGCGAGAAGAATCGGAGAGAGCCATTGAGGGAATTTGCAAGGGAGCGAGAGAAATGAAGGAAAAGAAATTGGCGTTCTCTGCCAAGTCCCTCGCTGGCAATTGCTGTGGTAGAACTGGAGCTGGCCTTTTCCTATTTTATTGGCGAACCGGCCCTACCCTCGCGTGCTTTATACGAGATGTTCAGCCTCAGCTTATGGCGCTATTGCGTTGAGCTTATTTACAACCGTAACACTCTGAATCTGAAtgagttttttaatttttttcctacCGGTTGGAGGAGACCATCGTTATTACCATTTGAtccttaaaattaatttaattttgtaattaaaaaatttttaaatttttgtaataatatctaaaataaataaataaataaatatatatatatatatacgcacTACTATTTAATCAAGTCATTTATATGATTTCCCCTACTTAAACACGTATTAGCTTTTCATTCTCACAAGATAAAATTCCAAAAAGGATACATTTTAGCTCTttgatttgtttttattttttctaaCAACAAATATTTGATAAACATTTGACTGTTAAAATTTAACTGCTATTATTAAACATTTAaacatttgataaaattttatttaattgatacTACTATAAGTAAaatgattaatatatatatatataatataatttattttattattaaaataaatatatagttattaaattattatatcatattatttttttataaaattaaatataattattgatttattatattgtattatttattttaaatttaattcttaTCATTAGTATTTAAAAGATAAATTTGCATATGTATAAATTATGTTTGGAGGATGTATCAACTCATtccaaaaaaatgaaaaaattaaaatcaaagaaaaaattagCTTAATTAACACTTAACTGTaactattaaaaatttatatatatattttcaactATCAGTTGCGCCTGtatactttttaaaattttttattaaaaatgttaattaaactatttagatACCCAATAATTGAACTTAATAATCTCAAATAGGTCAAtcaaaatatttgataaaattctaaAAATAGAGTTGATAGTTAATAGTTTTAGTTTATATTAGctctatttttaaaattgtttttattaattaatagctaatttgatttttatttttttatttaaattaatttatcatttaaaaaaaatattaattataaaatttgtctttaaaataattttttatatcaatagattatttaaaaatataataaatataaaatattataaacataataattataatgttcatttttatatatagttgaatataattatatttttaatatgctgcttaataaattaataattatatatctatttaaataataaaataaataatatgaaatGTACCATACTAATTTCATATAAAGTAGCCAAAtctatatatatttttatcaaaCATTCAGAGTATATaactataattagttattaataatCAATCGTGTCTAATAATTAAACTAAACATATCTTTAGTCTTCTATATAAAGCTGAAGATTCAGTACAAGCATTATTAACTTGATAAATCAATTGAAAAAAATATCACAAGCATTATATATGAAC
This Hevea brasiliensis isolate MT/VB/25A 57/8 unplaced genomic scaffold, ASM3005281v1 Scaf1, whole genome shotgun sequence DNA region includes the following protein-coding sequences:
- the LOC110650761 gene encoding mitochondrial phosphate carrier protein 3, mitochondrial-like, which codes for MALSDSSRQSLIPSFIYSSASPKTLSLSKLLHSNPTQPSPSPSPSLMRKTGSFVIPAPSEPGKIAMYSPAFYAACTAGGILSCGLTHTAVTPLDLVKCNMQIDPAKYKSISSGFGVLLKEQGVRGFFRGWVPTLLGYSAQGACKFGFYEFFKKYYSDIAGPEYAAKYKTLIYLAGSASAEVIADVALCPFEAVKVRVQTQPGFARGLADGLPKFVKSEGALGLYKGLVPLWGRQIPYTMMKFASFETIVELIYKHAIPTPKDQCSKSLQLGISFAGGYIAGVFCAIVSHPADNLVSFLNNAKGATVGDAVKKLGLWGLFTRGLPLRIVMIGTLTGAQWGIYDAFKVFVGLPTTGGAAPAAVPAAAATELAKV